Proteins found in one Miscanthus floridulus cultivar M001 chromosome 4, ASM1932011v1, whole genome shotgun sequence genomic segment:
- the LOC136551498 gene encoding CAX-interacting protein 4-like: MPATAGRVRMPANNRVHSSAALQTHGIWQSAIGYDPYAPENNKQQPGRPSSSVSANAAAAVANDANAAASAAAASGSGSGDGNAYTSFQGLLALARITGSNSDETRGACKKCGRVGHLTFQCRNFLSVKDLDLDDADAQAAAQAKFDEIKKKAAAGGDADEVSDDVEEEDEDSDSSDSDIDPELEKIIAQRERARNGGRRPRQEEKSSSHRHRSSSSKRKSKHTRSRSDDSEDGEGEGRRGRDRKKRSSRSKKHERSDVDSSDDSDSDRHRHRKSRKDRKRRRSHRRSDDSLDEKDVSGGEERKHRRHRKRSHHRRDASDCDNGGSDSADDKKQSSRRRRHHRSENSGSDEDERHDHRGAKRSGEKNRDRKRN, translated from the coding sequence ATGCCGGCGACAGCGGGGCGCGTTCGCATGCCCGCGAACAACCGCGTGCACAGCAGTGCGGCGTTGCAGACGCACGGCATCTGGCAGAGCGCCATCGGATACGACCCCTACGCGCCCGAGAACAACAAGCAACAGCCGGGCCGCCCCTCCTCCTCCGTCTccgccaacgccgccgccgcggtcgcCAACGACGCCAACGCGgccgccagcgccgccgcagCTTCCGGATCCGGCTCGGGCGATGGCAACGCCTACACCAGCTTCCAGGGCCTCCTCGCGCTCGCCCGCATCACCGGCTCCAACTCCGACGAGACGCGCGGCGCCTGCAAGAAGTGCGGCCGCGTTGGCCACCTCACCTTCCAGTGCCGCAACTTCCTCTCCGTCAAGGACCTGGACCTGGACGACGCCGACGCCCAGGCGGCCGCGCAGGCCAAGTTCGACGAGATAAAAAAGAAGGCTGCTGCCGGtggggatgcagatgaggtttcTGATGAtgtggaagaggaggacgaggacagcGATTCCTCTGATTCAGACATCGACCCTGAGCTGGAGAAGATAATTGCTCAGCGCGAGCGCGCCAGGAATGGGGGAAGGAGGCCCAGGCAGGAAGAGAAGTCGTCGAGCCACCGCcataggagcagcagcagcaagaggaAATCAAAGCACACGAGGAGTAGGAGTGATGATAGTGAGGATGGAGAGGGGGAAGGCAGAAGAGGTAGAGACAGGAAGAAGCGGTCCAGCAGATCGAAGAAGCATGAAAGATCAGATGTGGATAGCAGCGATGACAGTGACTCAGATAGGCACAGGCACAGGAAGAGCAGGAAGgacaggaagaggaggaggagccaccgcAGGAGCGACGACTCTTTGGATGAGAAGGATGTGTCTGGAGGTGAAGAAAGGAAGCATCGACGTCACCGCAAGCGGAGCCATCACCGGAGGGATGCATCTGACTGTGACAATGGAGGCAGTGATTCTGCAGATGACAAGAAGCAATCCAGCAGGCGGAGGAGGCACCACCGGTCAGAAAACAGTGGGTCGGATGAGGATGAGCGACATGATCATCGGGGAGCAAAGCGATCTGGGGAGAAGAACAGGGACCGCAAGAGGAACTAA